A single window of Larimichthys crocea isolate SSNF chromosome XII, L_crocea_2.0, whole genome shotgun sequence DNA harbors:
- the onecut3b gene encoding hepatocyte nuclear factor 6 isoform X2, which translates to MSTPHARPSPSPSSTPRNLVSHTPGSRSAMVSGMASLLEGSGGDYRTDPSALSGHLHPSISMCETGMSLSNTYTTLTPLQHLPPISTVSDKFHHPHSHHHAAAHQRLSAGNVSGSFTLMRDDHRGLASMGNLYSHYPKEMSVSGMGHGSLSPLSSGLGSLHNSQQSLSAYGPSAHLSTDAKMLSPVSGFESHASMLSRSDQEHLARSLGGHGHGMISNLNGMHHHPHSHLHPQTNGAVMLGDRERHGHGAGQGVAGSGIQAEEINTKEVAQRITAELKRYSIPQAIFAQRILSRSQGTLSDLLRNPKPWSKLKSGRETFRRMWKWLQEPEFQRMSALRLAVVRPGRERARLTGHKARSHPSVQASTSSSTHVNVRRRTEDESATRCQRSSDWSSQTCSVAPW; encoded by the exons ATGAGCACCCCGCACGCGCGACCGTCGCCGTCCCCCAGCTCCACTCCCCGGAATCTGGTCTCGCACACCCCCGGCTCGAGGTCTGCCATGGTTTCCGGCATGGCCTCGCTCCTGGAGGGCTCCGGCGGGGACTACCGGACAGACCCGTCTGCGCTGTCCGGACACCTGCACCCGTCCATCAGCATGTGCGAGACCGGGATGAGCCTTAGCAACACGTACACCACCCTGACCCCTCTGCAGCATCTACCTCCGATATCCACCGTCTCGGATAAGTTTCACCACCCGCACTCACATCACCATGCTGCCGCCCATCAGCGACTCTCCGCCGGGAACGTCAGCGGCAGCTTTACGCTGATGCGGGACGACCACCGGGGACTCGCCTCCATGGGCAACTTGTACAGTCACTACCCCAAAGAGATGTCCGTGTCCGGTATGGGTCACGGTTCGCTCTCCCCGTTGTCCAGCGGGCTGGGCTCTTTGCACAACTCCCAGCAGTCGCTCTCAGCATACGGTCCGAGCGCGCACCTCTCCACCGACGCCAAGATGCTCTCTCCGGTGTCAGGGTTTGAGTCCCACGCCTCCATGCTGTCCCGAAGCGACCAAGAGCACTTGGCCAGGAGTTTAGGGGGCCACGGCCACGGTATGATCTCCAACCTCAACGGTATGCACCACCACCCGCACAGTCACCTCCACCCCCAGACGAACGGTGCGGTAATGCTGGGAGACCGGGAGAGGCACGGCCACGGGGCCGGTCAGGGAGTAGCAGGGTCGGGCATCCAGGCGGAAGAAATCAACACAAAGGAAGTGGCTCAGCGGATAACGGCAGAGTTAAAGCGGTACTCCATCCCGCAGGCCATATTTGCCCAGAGGATCTTGAGTCGGTCGCAGGGAACCCTCTCAGACCTGCTCCGGAACCCCAAACCCTGGAGTAAGCTCAAGTCAGGCCGGGAGACCTTCAGGAGGATGTGGAAGTGGCTGCAGGAGCCCGAGTTTCAGCGGATGTCTGCTCTCCGACTGGCCG TAGTCCGTCCAGGGCGGGAGAGGGCCCGTCTCACCGGACACAAAGCCCGATCTCATCCGTCCGTCCAGGCGTCGACTAGCAGCAGCACG CATGTAAACGTAAGGAGGAGGACCGAGGACGAGAGCGCAACCAGGTGCCAAAGAAGCAGCGACTGGTCTTCACAGACCTGCAGCGTCGCACCTTGGTAG
- the onecut3b gene encoding hepatocyte nuclear factor 6 isoform X1 yields the protein MELTMENLHSVSSHSQAGDLMSTPHARPSPSPSSTPRNLVSHTPGSRSAMVSGMASLLEGSGGDYRTDPSALSGHLHPSISMCETGMSLSNTYTTLTPLQHLPPISTVSDKFHHPHSHHHAAAHQRLSAGNVSGSFTLMRDDHRGLASMGNLYSHYPKEMSVSGMGHGSLSPLSSGLGSLHNSQQSLSAYGPSAHLSTDAKMLSPVSGFESHASMLSRSDQEHLARSLGGHGHGMISNLNGMHHHPHSHLHPQTNGAVMLGDRERHGHGAGQGVAGSGIQAEEINTKEVAQRITAELKRYSIPQAIFAQRILSRSQGTLSDLLRNPKPWSKLKSGRETFRRMWKWLQEPEFQRMSALRLAACKRKEEDRGRERNQVPKKQRLVFTDLQRRTLVAIFRENRRPSKEMQITISQQLGLELSTVSNFFMNSRRRSTDRWDTEDHSHGVHGHGHMHTPHGNSNNNNNNNNNNNNNASPIQPGTSSATTFSKA from the exons ATGGAGCTCACCATGGAGAACCTTCACAGCGTCTCCTCGCACTCCCAGGCGGGAGACCTCATGAGCACCCCGCACGCGCGACCGTCGCCGTCCCCCAGCTCCACTCCCCGGAATCTGGTCTCGCACACCCCCGGCTCGAGGTCTGCCATGGTTTCCGGCATGGCCTCGCTCCTGGAGGGCTCCGGCGGGGACTACCGGACAGACCCGTCTGCGCTGTCCGGACACCTGCACCCGTCCATCAGCATGTGCGAGACCGGGATGAGCCTTAGCAACACGTACACCACCCTGACCCCTCTGCAGCATCTACCTCCGATATCCACCGTCTCGGATAAGTTTCACCACCCGCACTCACATCACCATGCTGCCGCCCATCAGCGACTCTCCGCCGGGAACGTCAGCGGCAGCTTTACGCTGATGCGGGACGACCACCGGGGACTCGCCTCCATGGGCAACTTGTACAGTCACTACCCCAAAGAGATGTCCGTGTCCGGTATGGGTCACGGTTCGCTCTCCCCGTTGTCCAGCGGGCTGGGCTCTTTGCACAACTCCCAGCAGTCGCTCTCAGCATACGGTCCGAGCGCGCACCTCTCCACCGACGCCAAGATGCTCTCTCCGGTGTCAGGGTTTGAGTCCCACGCCTCCATGCTGTCCCGAAGCGACCAAGAGCACTTGGCCAGGAGTTTAGGGGGCCACGGCCACGGTATGATCTCCAACCTCAACGGTATGCACCACCACCCGCACAGTCACCTCCACCCCCAGACGAACGGTGCGGTAATGCTGGGAGACCGGGAGAGGCACGGCCACGGGGCCGGTCAGGGAGTAGCAGGGTCGGGCATCCAGGCGGAAGAAATCAACACAAAGGAAGTGGCTCAGCGGATAACGGCAGAGTTAAAGCGGTACTCCATCCCGCAGGCCATATTTGCCCAGAGGATCTTGAGTCGGTCGCAGGGAACCCTCTCAGACCTGCTCCGGAACCCCAAACCCTGGAGTAAGCTCAAGTCAGGCCGGGAGACCTTCAGGAGGATGTGGAAGTGGCTGCAGGAGCCCGAGTTTCAGCGGATGTCTGCTCTCCGACTGGCCG CATGTAAACGTAAGGAGGAGGACCGAGGACGAGAGCGCAACCAGGTGCCAAAGAAGCAGCGACTGGTCTTCACAGACCTGCAGCGTCGCACCTTGGTAGCCATCTTCAGAGAGAACCGCCGCCCCTCCAAGGAGATGCAGATCACCATCTCCCAGCAGCTGGGCCTGGAGCTCTCCACCGTCTCCAACTTCTTCATGAACTCACGCCGCCGCAGTACGGATCGCTGGGACACAGAGGATCACAGTCACGGGGTGCACGGTCATGGCCATATGCACACTCCTCAtggaaacagcaacaacaacaacaacaacaacaacaacaacaacaacaacgcctCGCCGATCCAACCCGGTACCTCCTCTGCAACCACTTTCTCGAAGGCCTGA
- the lingo3b gene encoding leucine-rich repeat and immunoglobulin-like domain-containing nogo receptor-interacting protein 3 isoform X1 translates to MIDSPGPGGRALVPWPRVWRWVLGASLVAIITMTLPGSSQACPPRCECSAQLRSVSCQRRRLTNIPEGIPTETQLLDLSKNRLRWVQAGDLAPYPRLEEVDLSENLIATLEPNAFATLQSLKVLKLRGNQLKLVPMGAFAKLGNLTSLDLSENKMVILLDYTFQDLRSLKHLEVGDNDLVYISHKAFSGLLGLEDLTIERCNLTSISGQTLSYLRSLVTLRLHHLSIIALEDQNFRKLSNLRGLDIDHWPYLEYISPLSFQGLDLHWLSITNTNITSVPSASFKNLVHLTHLNLSYNPITTLEPWAFKDLLRLKELIMVSTGLMTVELHALGGLRQIRVLNFSSNDLQTLEEGSFHSVNSLETLRVDGNPLMCDCRLLWILQRRKTLNFDGRVPVCAGPVEVQGVSLSAFTDSALFDHFTCQKPKIRNRKMQQVIAREGQPVSFLCRAEGEPVPAIVWISPQRRRITAKSSGRITVLPSGTLEIRYAQLTDSGTYICIASNAGGNDTYFATLTVRGQPLDAASAFFLNRSLYSGDFFNDTNLNSTRVFLKFTLDLTTILVSTAMGCITFLGVVLFCFLLLFVWSRGRGQRKNNFTVEYSFRKSEPATGGSSGGTRKFNMKMI, encoded by the exons ATGATTGACTCTCCTGGCCCTGGTGGGCGTGCCTTAGTGCCATGGCCGAGGGTGTGGCGATGGGTCCTGGGTGCTTCTCTGGTTGCCATAATAACAATGACGCTACCAGGAAGTAGCCAGGCCTGTCCGCCACGGTGCGAGTGCTCGGCTCAGCTGAGGTCAGTGTCGTGCCAACGGCGGCGGCTCACTAATATCCCAGAGGGCATCCCCACAGAGACACAGCTTCTGGACCTCAGCAAGAACCGGCTTCGCTGGGTGCAAGCAGGTGACCTGGCACCATATCCACGGCTTGAGGAAGTGGACCTCAGTGAGAACCTCATCGCCACACTGGAGCCCAATGCCTTCGCCACCCTCCAGAGTCTTAAAGTGCTGAAGTTACGGGGGAACCAGCTGAAGCTAGTGCCCATGGGGGCCTTTGCCAAGCTGGGGAATCTGACCAGCCTGGACCTGAGTGAGAACAAGATGGTGATTTTATTGGACTACACCTTCCAGGATCTGAGGAGTCTGAAACATTTGGAGGTTGGAGACAACGACCTGGTTTATATATCCCACAAG GCATTCTCAGGGCTGCTGGGACTTGAAGATCTCACAATAGAGCGCTGCAACCTGACGTCCATCTCTGGCCAGACGCTGTCTTACCTTCGCAGCCTGGTCACCCTTCGCCTCCATCACCTTAGCATCATTGCCCTGGAGGACCAAAACTTCCGCAAGCTCTCCAATCTGCGGGGTCTAGACATCGATCACTGGCCATACCTGGAGTACATCTCCCCTCTTAGTTTCCAGGGCCTGGACCTCCACTGGCTTTCAATCACTAACACCAACATCACCTCTGTCCCTTCTGCTTCCTTCAAGAATCTGGTGCACCTCACCCACCTCAACCTGTCCTACAATCCCATCACCACACTTGAGCCCTGGGCCTTCAAGGACCTGCTGAGGCTGAAGGAGCTCATCATGGTAAGCACAGGGTTGATGACAGTGGAGCTCCATGCCCTTGGAGGCCTCCGACAGATCCGGGTCCTCAACTTCTCCTCCAATGACCTGCAGACTTTGGAAGAGGGCTCCTTCCACTCTGTCAACAGTCTGGAGACCCTCAGAGTGGATGGGAACCCCCTGATGTGTGACTGCCGTCTGTTGTGGATCCTGCAAAGACGCAAGACCCTCAACTTTGACGGCAGAGTGCCGGTGTGTGCGGGGCCGGTGGAGGTGCAAGGGGTCAGCCTCAGCGCCTTCACCGATTCTGCACTCTTCGATCACTTTACATGCCAGAAACCTAAGATACGCAACCGTAAGATGCAGCAG GTGATTGCTCGCGAGGGCCAGCCAGTGAGTTTTCTGTGTCGAGCTGAAGGAGAACCAGTACCTGCTATTGTCTGGATTTCCCCACAGCGCAGACGGATCACAGCTAAGAGTTCAGGGCGCATTACTGTTCTCCCGAGTGGCACCCTGGAGATCCGCTACGCTCAGCTTACCGACAGCGGGACGTACATCTGCATCGCCAGTAACGCCGGAGGCAATGACACCTACTTCGCCACACTCACAGTGCGAGGCCAGCCACTAGATGCCGCCTCAGCCTTCTTTCTCAACCGCTCGCTGTACAGTGGCGACTTCTTCAACGACACAAATCTGAACAGCACACGTGTTTTTCTCAAGTTCACCTTGGACCTGACCACAATCTTGGTCTCCACAGCAATGGGTTGCATCACCTTTCTGGGAGTGGTCCTcttctgtttcctgctgttgTTCGTGTGGAGCCGAGGACGCGGCCAACGCAAGAACAACTTCACAGTGGAGTACTCTTTCCGGAAATCTGAGCCAGCCACTGGAGGCTCCTCGGGAGGGACCAGGAAGTTCAACATGAAAATGATATGA
- the lingo3b gene encoding leucine-rich repeat and immunoglobulin-like domain-containing nogo receptor-interacting protein 3 isoform X2: MIDSPGPGGRALVPWPRVWRWVLGASLVAIITMTLPGSSQACPPRCECSAQLRSVSCQRRRLTNIPEGIPTETQLLDLSKNRLRWVQAGDLAPYPRLEEVDLSENLIATLEPNAFATLQSLKVLKLRGNQLKLVPMGAFAKLGNLTSLDLSENKMVILLDYTFQDLRSLKHLEVGDNDLVYISHKAFSGLLGLEDLTIERCNLTSISGQTLSYLRSLVTLRLHHLSIIALEDQNFRKLSNLRGLDIDHWPYLEYISPLSFQGLDLHWLSITNTNITSVPSASFKNLVHLTHLNLSYNPITTLEPWAFKDLLRLKELIMVIAREGQPVSFLCRAEGEPVPAIVWISPQRRRITAKSSGRITVLPSGTLEIRYAQLTDSGTYICIASNAGGNDTYFATLTVRGQPLDAASAFFLNRSLYSGDFFNDTNLNSTRVFLKFTLDLTTILVSTAMGCITFLGVVLFCFLLLFVWSRGRGQRKNNFTVEYSFRKSEPATGGSSGGTRKFNMKMI; this comes from the exons ATGATTGACTCTCCTGGCCCTGGTGGGCGTGCCTTAGTGCCATGGCCGAGGGTGTGGCGATGGGTCCTGGGTGCTTCTCTGGTTGCCATAATAACAATGACGCTACCAGGAAGTAGCCAGGCCTGTCCGCCACGGTGCGAGTGCTCGGCTCAGCTGAGGTCAGTGTCGTGCCAACGGCGGCGGCTCACTAATATCCCAGAGGGCATCCCCACAGAGACACAGCTTCTGGACCTCAGCAAGAACCGGCTTCGCTGGGTGCAAGCAGGTGACCTGGCACCATATCCACGGCTTGAGGAAGTGGACCTCAGTGAGAACCTCATCGCCACACTGGAGCCCAATGCCTTCGCCACCCTCCAGAGTCTTAAAGTGCTGAAGTTACGGGGGAACCAGCTGAAGCTAGTGCCCATGGGGGCCTTTGCCAAGCTGGGGAATCTGACCAGCCTGGACCTGAGTGAGAACAAGATGGTGATTTTATTGGACTACACCTTCCAGGATCTGAGGAGTCTGAAACATTTGGAGGTTGGAGACAACGACCTGGTTTATATATCCCACAAG GCATTCTCAGGGCTGCTGGGACTTGAAGATCTCACAATAGAGCGCTGCAACCTGACGTCCATCTCTGGCCAGACGCTGTCTTACCTTCGCAGCCTGGTCACCCTTCGCCTCCATCACCTTAGCATCATTGCCCTGGAGGACCAAAACTTCCGCAAGCTCTCCAATCTGCGGGGTCTAGACATCGATCACTGGCCATACCTGGAGTACATCTCCCCTCTTAGTTTCCAGGGCCTGGACCTCCACTGGCTTTCAATCACTAACACCAACATCACCTCTGTCCCTTCTGCTTCCTTCAAGAATCTGGTGCACCTCACCCACCTCAACCTGTCCTACAATCCCATCACCACACTTGAGCCCTGGGCCTTCAAGGACCTGCTGAGGCTGAAGGAGCTCATCATG GTGATTGCTCGCGAGGGCCAGCCAGTGAGTTTTCTGTGTCGAGCTGAAGGAGAACCAGTACCTGCTATTGTCTGGATTTCCCCACAGCGCAGACGGATCACAGCTAAGAGTTCAGGGCGCATTACTGTTCTCCCGAGTGGCACCCTGGAGATCCGCTACGCTCAGCTTACCGACAGCGGGACGTACATCTGCATCGCCAGTAACGCCGGAGGCAATGACACCTACTTCGCCACACTCACAGTGCGAGGCCAGCCACTAGATGCCGCCTCAGCCTTCTTTCTCAACCGCTCGCTGTACAGTGGCGACTTCTTCAACGACACAAATCTGAACAGCACACGTGTTTTTCTCAAGTTCACCTTGGACCTGACCACAATCTTGGTCTCCACAGCAATGGGTTGCATCACCTTTCTGGGAGTGGTCCTcttctgtttcctgctgttgTTCGTGTGGAGCCGAGGACGCGGCCAACGCAAGAACAACTTCACAGTGGAGTACTCTTTCCGGAAATCTGAGCCAGCCACTGGAGGCTCCTCGGGAGGGACCAGGAAGTTCAACATGAAAATGATATGA